A single genomic interval of Armigeres subalbatus isolate Guangzhou_Male chromosome 1, GZ_Asu_2, whole genome shotgun sequence harbors:
- the LOC134223684 gene encoding LOW QUALITY PROTEIN: uncharacterized protein LOC134223684 (The sequence of the model RefSeq protein was modified relative to this genomic sequence to represent the inferred CDS: inserted 1 base in 1 codon): MNEHQFPRWGEPSGGGPAGKVMVLERKEEGKNFHGVFPVLVEKFIQSYCDPQCKKTRDGNFFVTVKNECQARNLAKMEKMTDGITVNVYEHKTLNSCKVVVFCRDVREDSDTDILAMLSEQGITEVKQIMKGREENKTSTGIFVLTVKGTKPPSELKLGYIVLETRPWYPNPLRCFKCLKFGHTSKNCSSXKKCSKCGELYHEECTNSEKCINCGNKHGAFSKECPTLKQEKAITKVKVDKNISFWEARKIVENEGKSTYSDTLKSSLKTDEKIAQLTEQNNLYRNQIQQLEEERKPLAESIKLDYNTHYESLLKQYQDENEKKVRKMEENYAAIHNKFEKLASVYQEEKQRRKKAEKDLEKLQENYAKLENILKQHGYKSAPKHRNQDNPAPSPPRKKKANHKMAPAKEVDYVDSESENTDGQPDEHMDQQP, from the exons ATGAATGAGCACCAGTTCCCCCGCTGGGGGGAACCCTCCGGCGGAGGTCCCGCCGGAAAAGTGATGGTACTggaaaggaaggaggaaggtaAAAACTTTCATGGAGTGTTTCCCGTGTTAGTGGAAAAATTCATCCAAAGCTACTGTGATCCACAGTGCAAAAAAACACGcgatggaaatttttttgtgaCGGTGAAGAACGAATGCCAGGCAAGAAATCTGGCTAAAATGGAAAAGATGACCGACGGAATAACGGTCAACGTTTACGAACACAAAACCCTAAATTCGTGCAAAGTGGTCGTTTTCTGTCGCGATGTTAGGGAAGATAGTGATACGGATATACTAGCGATGCTCTCGGAACAGGGAATAACTGAAGTGAAGCAAATTATGAAAGGAAGAGAAGAAAATAAAACCTCCACGGGAATTTTTGTCCTCACTGTCAAAGGCACCAAGCCACCAAGTGAACTGAAACTAGGTTACATTGTGCTTGAAACTCGACCTTGGTACCCAAATCCGCTGAGGTGCTTCAAGTGCCTCAAATTCGGACATACAAGTAAGAACTGTTCCA GAAAAAAATGCAGCAAGTGCGGTGAACTATACCACGAAGAATGTACCAACAGCGAAAAATGTATCAACTGTGGAAACAAGCATGGCGCATTCTCTAAGGAATGCCCTACCCTGAAGCAAGAAAAAGCCATTACAAAAGTGAAAGTGGATAAAAACATCTCTTTCTGGGAAGCAAGGAAAATTGTGGAAAACGAGGGTAAATCAACATATTCGGATACCCTTAAATCATCACTGAAGACTGATGAAAAAATCGCACAACTGACCGAACAAAACAATCTGTATCGTAACCAAATCCAACAGTTAGAAGAAGAGAGGAAACCACTAGCAGAATCCATCAAACTAGACTACAACACTCATTACGAAAGTCTGCTGAAGCAATACCAGgacgaaaacgaaaaaaaagttcggaaaatggaagaaaactACGCAGCCATCcacaacaaatttgaaaaacttgCATCAGTATACCaagaagaaaaacaaagaagaaaaaaggcagAGAAAGACCTCGAAAAACTCCAAGAAAATTACGCTAAGCTAGAAAACATACTAAAACAACACGGATATAAATCCGCCCCCAAACATAGAAATCAAGATAACCCCGCGCCTTCACCGCCCAGGAAAAAGAAAGCCAACCACAAGATGGCACCAGCCAAGGAAGTGGATTACGTCGACTCAGAATCTGAAAACACCGACGGTCAACCCGACGAACACATGGACCAGCAACCCTGA